A stretch of the Clostridium fungisolvens genome encodes the following:
- a CDS encoding homoserine O-acetyltransferase/O-succinyltransferase family protein, which translates to MTIYCKAKLVGADLIKYNKNIVIDRVEKNLPKIGILNLMPNKYETERQLLELLSRTSLSMEVKFIRLVTHECKSVPKEYLIENYEAFNDIKNELDCLIITGAPVEKLDFEEVSYIDELNEILNFAKESNKKSIFICWGAQAALNHYHGIRKELCDEKIFGIFDHNKLESHWVLEGVSNNLFAPHSRHTKLVSEDVEACKALKVIAKSDEAGEYVIVDDNSLYILGHCEYHKETLKNEYFRDLNKGLPINIPKNYFVENDPCNDIIESWKEDGIRLYDNWLKNFIVGL; encoded by the coding sequence ATGACTATATACTGTAAAGCAAAATTAGTGGGAGCAGATTTAATAAAATATAATAAAAATATTGTAATAGACAGAGTTGAAAAGAACTTACCTAAAATAGGGATTCTAAATTTAATGCCAAATAAGTACGAGACAGAAAGGCAGCTTTTAGAATTGCTATCTAGAACTTCTTTAAGTATGGAAGTTAAGTTTATAAGGCTTGTAACGCATGAATGCAAGTCTGTACCAAAAGAATACTTAATTGAAAATTATGAAGCTTTTAATGATATTAAAAATGAATTGGATTGTTTAATTATAACAGGAGCACCAGTAGAAAAATTAGATTTTGAAGAAGTATCTTATATAGATGAATTAAATGAAATACTTAATTTTGCTAAGGAGAGTAATAAAAAATCCATATTTATATGTTGGGGGGCTCAAGCGGCATTAAATCATTATCATGGAATTCGTAAAGAACTTTGTGATGAGAAAATTTTTGGAATATTTGACCATAATAAGTTGGAAAGTCACTGGGTTCTAGAAGGTGTAAGTAATAATCTTTTTGCTCCTCATTCTAGACATACAAAACTAGTAAGTGAAGATGTAGAAGCTTGTAAGGCTTTAAAGGTTATAGCAAAATCAGATGAAGCAGGAGAATATGTAATAGTTGATGACAATTCTTTGTATATACTAGGTCATTGTGAATATCATAAGGAAACTTTAAAAAATGAGTATTTTAGAGATTTGAACAAGGGATTACCGATAAATATACCAAAAAATTATTTTGTAGAGAATGATCCTTGTAATGACATAATTGAAAGCTGGAAAGAAGATGGAATAAGGTTATATGATAACTGGCTTAAAAATTTTATAGTAGGACTTTAA
- a CDS encoding homoserine dehydrogenase — MKKIAVLGYGVVGTGLIELIEKNKSKDEEAEIHVETILVKHKEKHLKKKLSDKITDSFEEVFSKDWDILVEVIGGINPAYQYVKKALSLGKHVVTANKDLIAEYGDELFQLAKDNRVSLKFEASVAGGIPIIKPLTESLSGNEIRSVKGIINGTTNFILSKMYEEGVEYEEALREAQVLGFAEANPDSDVLGYDAARKLAILSTLAFKKRVFWKDIDVEGITSIDSKDFAYAKRANCKIKLLSYSKKEENKVFASVKPVLIDSESDFYRVNNEVNSVIVSGDAVGELVFKGSGAGMLPTASAVYGDIIDLALNKNSIVINSFSEDKFNIESNLKEKVQSLIRIHTDNKENLIKELNGRFLTAEFIDIFDNEIGLLVDGYTEGEIEEGLILLKELSYVNNVKRILKVS; from the coding sequence ATGAAAAAGATAGCAGTATTAGGTTACGGTGTGGTTGGAACAGGACTTATAGAATTAATAGAAAAGAACAAAAGTAAAGATGAAGAAGCTGAAATTCATGTTGAAACAATACTAGTAAAACATAAAGAAAAGCATCTTAAGAAAAAACTAAGTGATAAAATAACAGATAGTTTTGAGGAAGTTTTTTCTAAGGATTGGGATATACTTGTAGAGGTGATCGGTGGAATTAACCCTGCGTACCAATACGTAAAGAAAGCTTTAAGCCTTGGAAAGCATGTGGTTACTGCTAATAAGGATTTGATTGCAGAATATGGTGATGAGCTTTTTCAATTAGCTAAGGATAATAGAGTTTCATTAAAGTTTGAAGCTTCAGTTGCAGGTGGAATACCAATTATAAAACCTCTTACTGAATCCTTAAGCGGTAATGAAATAAGAAGCGTAAAAGGCATAATAAATGGGACTACTAATTTCATACTTTCGAAGATGTATGAAGAAGGGGTGGAGTATGAAGAGGCTCTGAGAGAAGCACAGGTGCTAGGTTTTGCTGAAGCAAATCCAGATTCAGATGTATTGGGGTACGATGCAGCTAGAAAGCTTGCTATCTTATCAACTTTAGCATTTAAAAAGAGAGTTTTTTGGAAGGATATAGATGTAGAAGGTATAACATCTATAGATAGTAAGGATTTCGCATATGCCAAGAGAGCGAACTGTAAAATAAAGCTATTATCTTATAGCAAGAAGGAAGAAAATAAGGTTTTTGCTTCTGTGAAACCTGTGCTGATAGATAGTGAATCTGACTTTTACAGAGTAAACAATGAAGTTAATTCAGTTATTGTTAGCGGAGATGCCGTTGGCGAATTAGTGTTTAAAGGAAGTGGAGCAGGTATGCTTCCTACAGCTTCAGCTGTATATGGAGATATTATTGATCTAGCTCTAAATAAAAATAGTATTGTAATAAATAGCTTCTCAGAAGATAAGTTTAATATAGAGTCAAATTTAAAAGAAAAAGTACAAAGTCTTATAAGAATTCATACAGATAATAAGGAGAATCTTATTAAAGAATTGAATGGAAGATTTTTGACCGCTGAGTTTATTGATATATTTGATAATGAGATAGGCTTGTTGGTTGATGGATATACAGAAGGTGAGATAGAAGAAGGTTTAATCTTATTAAAGGAGCTATCCTACGTCAACAATGTAAAAAGAATACTAAAAGTAAGCTAG
- a CDS encoding APC family permease — protein MEKIKRKVIGEPLKSSQITHEKFSVFRGLPILSSDAISSVAYACEEILIVLIPVMGILSYKYLIYVTAAIIALLCILIFSYRQTIDSYPKGGGSYIVSRENLGVTPSLLAGASLTTDYILTVAVSSTAGVAAITSAFPALLEFRVPLTLLIITIMTVGNLRGVRESAKLFSVPTYFFLFISLLMIAVGVIKYLIYGYVPVETAQVAQMQNTIGDMTLFLFLRAFAAGCTALTGIEAVSDGVANFKAPATKNAKRVLSLLFLIVVIIFGGVSYLSTIYHTTAGGDKTVISQIAGQVFGQNSLLFFVMQFATTLILIMAANTAFSDFPLLLSFIAKDGFAPRQFAKRGDRLSFSNGIILLAVAAAILVIVFKGENHLMLPLYAIGVFISFTLSQSGMVMRWVRTKAPGWKHKAFINGLGATITFITLIVISIVKFKHGAWVVIILIPSLMLLMKRIRRHYAKVARQLSLDNNYFPVFNSNAAKRFIVPVGALNEAVVKTINYAKCLSDDITAFHASTDEEETAKLKEKWDKYEMGIPLIIRDVDYREVVNPLVDFIENSDFRPSKKDMVTVVIPQFNAEKWWGNALHNQTAMFLRSTLLKRRNIAVISVPFIIENDYDTENMEKVLEEYTDKECFKCKETKETHEKECKIEKTEQIDKNSKESN, from the coding sequence ATGGAAAAGATAAAAAGAAAGGTTATTGGTGAGCCCTTAAAATCATCACAAATCACACATGAAAAGTTTAGTGTATTCAGAGGTCTTCCAATACTATCATCTGATGCAATTTCTTCAGTCGCATATGCTTGTGAAGAAATACTTATAGTGCTCATTCCAGTAATGGGTATTCTTTCATACAAGTACTTGATATATGTTACTGCTGCAATAATTGCATTATTATGTATCTTGATTTTTTCTTATAGACAAACTATCGATAGCTACCCTAAAGGTGGAGGTTCATATATAGTTTCAAGAGAGAACTTAGGTGTAACACCAAGCTTACTAGCAGGTGCATCACTTACTACAGATTATATATTAACTGTAGCTGTAAGTTCCACAGCTGGTGTTGCAGCAATTACTTCAGCATTTCCGGCACTGCTAGAGTTTAGAGTTCCATTAACTTTACTTATAATAACTATAATGACTGTTGGTAATTTAAGAGGCGTTAGGGAATCAGCTAAGTTATTCAGCGTACCTACATACTTCTTTCTGTTCATTAGTTTATTAATGATAGCAGTTGGTGTAATTAAATATCTTATATACGGATATGTTCCAGTTGAGACAGCTCAAGTAGCACAAATGCAAAATACAATTGGAGACATGACATTGTTCTTATTCTTGAGAGCTTTCGCAGCAGGTTGTACAGCTCTTACAGGTATAGAAGCGGTTAGTGATGGAGTTGCTAACTTCAAAGCACCTGCAACTAAGAATGCAAAAAGAGTATTAAGTCTGTTGTTTTTAATAGTTGTCATAATATTTGGTGGAGTATCTTACCTATCAACAATTTATCATACAACGGCTGGTGGAGATAAAACAGTTATATCTCAAATTGCTGGTCAAGTTTTTGGGCAAAATAGTTTATTATTTTTCGTAATGCAATTTGCTACTACTTTGATCCTTATAATGGCTGCGAATACAGCTTTTTCAGATTTTCCATTATTGCTTTCTTTTATAGCTAAGGACGGATTTGCACCAAGACAGTTTGCTAAAAGAGGAGATAGATTAAGCTTCTCAAATGGTATAATATTACTTGCAGTTGCAGCAGCTATATTGGTAATTGTATTTAAGGGTGAAAACCACTTAATGTTACCTCTATATGCTATTGGTGTATTTATATCCTTTACTTTATCTCAAAGTGGTATGGTAATGAGATGGGTTAGAACAAAAGCACCAGGTTGGAAGCATAAAGCTTTTATAAATGGTTTAGGAGCAACAATAACATTTATAACTTTAATCGTAATATCTATAGTTAAGTTTAAGCATGGAGCATGGGTAGTTATAATCCTTATCCCATCATTAATGCTTCTTATGAAGAGAATAAGAAGACATTACGCTAAAGTTGCTAGACAATTAAGCTTAGATAATAACTACTTCCCAGTATTTAATAGTAATGCTGCTAAAAGATTTATAGTTCCAGTAGGAGCTTTAAATGAAGCTGTTGTAAAAACAATAAACTATGCAAAATGTTTATCTGATGATATAACTGCTTTCCATGCATCTACGGATGAAGAGGAAACAGCAAAGCTTAAAGAAAAATGGGATAAATATGAAATGGGAATTCCTCTTATTATAAGAGACGTTGATTATAGAGAAGTTGTTAATCCATTAGTAGATTTTATAGAGAATAGTGATTTTAGACCAAGTAAAAAGGATATGGTTACTGTTGTAATACCTCAGTTCAATGCAGAGAAATGGTGGGGAAATGCACTGCATAACCAAACTGCAATGTTCTTAAGAAGTACCTTACTTAAGAGAAGAAACATAGCTGTTATATCTGTTCCATTTATTATAGAAAATGATTATGATACTGAAAACATGGAAAAAGTATTAGAAGAGTATACTGATAAAGAGTGTTTTAAGTGTAAAGAAACAAAAGAAACTCATGAAAAAGAGTGCAAAATCGAAAAGACTGAGCAAATTGATAAGAATAGTAAAGAAAGCAATTAA
- a CDS encoding endonuclease MutS2, translating to MNNKAVEILEFNKIKDVLKEFALSDLAKEKIDKLEPYMDINVAKRHMRETTEVRAIVNISSSIPIHSLKGITIIQEKLKKGMILSAEELESIGSLLKDVRRLKNFMKTKEQVAPTVSSYGLSLYEMEEVELEIEKSISRGMVDDRASNKLQKIRKKIFILEERIKSKLDNILRNDKYKSYIQDSLVSQRNGRYVIPIKSEHKRNFDGSIHDKSQSGSTVFIEPAEVKKYQDELEGEKFEEEKEVYRILSELTAMVASYERELNINIEGMSYYDFLFAKGRYSKSIDGNEVTFNSQNIIKINSGRHPLLGNNAVPLDFTIGEEYKGLVITGPNTGGKTVALKTVGLLSMMAQSGLHVSAGKNSEFAMLGDILADIGDGQSIEQSLSTFSSHIKNIINILEMADKYTLVILDEVGSGTDPGEGMGIAVAVLEKLYEKGSIICATTHYNEIKDFAKDHKGFINGSMEFDVNTLKPKYKLNIGRPGESNAFLIALRLGMDSKIIERAHEVTYKENKDYGDIIFDKKVLEKDEIEEEKEKHYQQVSNIKSSNKINQKIERQKQSQKPMFEIGDSVFISFMNRTGIICEEENSKGEYGVMVMKKKIKINKKRLSKYISKGELYPEDYDFDIVFKSKKYRKVNKLLNKGKKEGLILEEE from the coding sequence TTGAATAATAAAGCAGTTGAAATATTAGAGTTTAATAAAATAAAGGACGTATTAAAGGAATTTGCATTATCAGATTTGGCTAAAGAAAAGATAGATAAGTTAGAACCATATATGGATATAAATGTTGCTAAAAGGCATATGAGAGAAACAACAGAGGTAAGAGCAATAGTAAATATAAGTTCAAGTATTCCTATTCATAGTTTAAAAGGAATAACTATCATTCAAGAAAAGCTGAAAAAGGGTATGATACTTTCTGCAGAAGAGCTTGAGTCCATAGGTAGTTTATTAAAAGATGTAAGAAGACTTAAGAACTTTATGAAAACAAAAGAACAAGTAGCACCAACAGTAAGTTCCTATGGTTTATCATTATATGAAATGGAAGAAGTAGAGTTAGAAATCGAAAAATCAATTTCTAGGGGTATGGTAGATGATAGGGCAAGTAATAAGCTTCAAAAGATTAGAAAAAAGATATTTATTTTAGAAGAGAGAATCAAATCTAAGTTAGATAATATTTTAAGAAACGACAAATATAAAAGTTATATTCAAGATTCATTAGTAAGTCAAAGGAATGGAAGATATGTTATTCCTATTAAAAGTGAGCATAAAAGAAATTTCGATGGCAGTATTCATGATAAATCTCAAAGTGGATCTACCGTATTTATTGAACCAGCTGAAGTAAAGAAATATCAAGATGAACTTGAGGGGGAAAAGTTTGAAGAAGAGAAAGAAGTATATAGAATTCTGTCTGAACTTACTGCTATGGTTGCCTCCTATGAGAGAGAGCTTAATATAAATATCGAGGGGATGAGTTATTATGATTTCCTGTTCGCAAAAGGAAGATATAGTAAGTCTATCGATGGAAATGAGGTCACATTCAATTCTCAGAATATAATAAAGATAAACTCAGGAAGGCATCCTTTACTAGGAAATAATGCCGTTCCTTTAGATTTTACTATAGGTGAAGAGTATAAAGGACTTGTAATTACAGGGCCTAATACAGGTGGAAAAACAGTAGCGTTAAAGACAGTTGGACTGTTAAGCATGATGGCTCAGTCAGGACTGCATGTTTCGGCAGGGAAAAATAGTGAATTTGCGATGTTAGGGGATATACTAGCAGATATAGGTGATGGGCAGAGCATTGAACAAAGTCTAAGTACCTTCTCTTCTCATATAAAAAATATTATAAATATTCTAGAGATGGCAGATAAATATACCTTGGTAATATTAGATGAGGTTGGATCAGGAACAGATCCAGGAGAAGGTATGGGAATAGCCGTAGCTGTTTTAGAAAAACTTTATGAGAAAGGCTCAATTATCTGTGCTACTACTCACTATAATGAAATAAAAGATTTTGCTAAAGATCACAAAGGCTTTATCAATGGTTCTATGGAATTTGATGTAAATACACTGAAGCCAAAGTACAAACTTAATATAGGTAGACCTGGTGAAAGTAATGCGTTTTTAATAGCGCTTAGGCTAGGAATGGATAGCAAAATAATAGAAAGAGCTCATGAGGTAACTTATAAGGAAAATAAAGATTATGGTGATATAATCTTTGACAAAAAGGTTTTAGAAAAAGATGAGATAGAAGAGGAGAAGGAAAAACACTATCAACAAGTTTCTAATATAAAATCTTCTAATAAGATTAACCAAAAGATAGAGAGACAAAAACAAAGTCAGAAGCCAATGTTTGAAATAGGTGACTCAGTATTTATTAGCTTCATGAATAGAACTGGCATTATATGCGAAGAAGAAAATTCAAAAGGCGAATATGGAGTTATGGTAATGAAAAAGAAAATAAAGATTAACAAAAAGAGACTTTCTAAATATATTAGTAAAGGTGAGCTTTATCCGGAAGATTATGACTTTGATATAGTGTTTAAAAGTAAGAAATACAGGAAAGTGAATAAACTTTTAAATAAAGGAAAAAAAGAAGGATTAATACTTGAAGAAGAGTAG
- a CDS encoding helicase-related protein, with translation MKRADERNFRKIKNQIKQIDEIVRHTKTNALWEHEASVRKKLKELSQFRREELRDYDEVYEGYVDVLNYISERLLEDYNKKNNSFFDFYSIVRNNFESYVSSGIIGVLIAEHIPKIISEEFDEVFPRNPKDEYRRARAIKRKIFLHLGDTNTGKTYNSMQRLKQCEKGIYLSPLRILALENYERLNNEGVKCNLITGEEEIIHEDAKHISCTIEKLDINEQYEIAIIDEIQMIDDDQRGAAWTRALLGLRCKEIHVCGAKNSKELLLEILEDCEDDYEIIEYKRQIPLIVDEKAFTLKDINPGDALVVFSKKRVLELGMHYSSLGMRASLIYGDLPPEVRRKQYESFISGSSKILISTDAIGMGVNLPIKRIVFMDIKKFDGNEIRFLKSQEVKQIGGRAGRKGIYDEGFVACSGNNQNFIEENLLVEDQVIEEAVLGPSEEILKIKSLSLREKLALWSTKKEKLHYYRKMDVSEYLVILDAVKGYKIPEEKQWKLMRIPIDISNEDIMNAFINYVDEHFVAKSNTLTKPGLKFYDLKELENYYQKINLYYSFSRNFKLDFDEEWVYEERKNVSEEINKILLNL, from the coding sequence ATGAAGAGAGCAGATGAGAGAAATTTTAGAAAGATAAAGAATCAAATTAAACAAATTGATGAAATAGTAAGACATACTAAAACAAATGCATTATGGGAACATGAAGCTTCAGTTAGAAAAAAGCTTAAGGAGCTAAGTCAATTTAGAAGAGAAGAACTTAGGGATTATGATGAAGTATATGAAGGTTATGTTGATGTTTTAAATTATATTTCTGAGAGACTTCTTGAGGATTATAATAAAAAGAATAATTCATTTTTTGATTTTTATTCGATTGTAAGAAACAATTTTGAAAGCTATGTTAGCTCGGGGATTATAGGTGTTCTTATTGCTGAACATATACCAAAGATAATATCAGAAGAGTTTGATGAAGTATTCCCTAGAAATCCTAAGGATGAATATAGGAGAGCCAGAGCTATAAAAAGAAAGATATTTTTACACCTTGGAGACACTAATACTGGAAAAACCTATAATTCAATGCAAAGATTAAAGCAATGCGAAAAAGGGATATACTTGTCTCCTTTAAGAATACTTGCGTTAGAAAATTATGAAAGACTTAACAACGAAGGTGTAAAATGCAACCTTATAACTGGTGAAGAAGAAATAATACATGAAGATGCGAAGCATATTTCTTGCACAATAGAGAAACTTGATATAAATGAACAATATGAGATAGCTATAATAGACGAGATTCAAATGATAGATGATGATCAGAGAGGGGCTGCCTGGACCCGAGCGTTGCTTGGACTTAGATGTAAAGAGATACATGTCTGCGGTGCAAAAAATTCAAAAGAACTTTTGCTTGAAATACTAGAAGACTGTGAGGATGACTATGAGATAATTGAATATAAAAGACAGATTCCTTTGATAGTAGACGAGAAAGCTTTCACATTAAAAGACATAAATCCAGGTGATGCTCTAGTTGTATTTTCCAAGAAGAGAGTATTAGAGCTTGGAATGCATTACTCTTCTTTGGGTATGAGAGCCAGCTTGATATATGGAGATCTTCCACCTGAAGTAAGAAGAAAGCAATATGAAAGTTTTATAAGCGGCAGCAGTAAAATATTGATATCTACAGATGCTATAGGTATGGGCGTTAACCTTCCAATAAAAAGAATAGTATTCATGGATATAAAGAAATTTGATGGAAATGAAATTAGATTTCTTAAAAGTCAGGAAGTAAAGCAAATAGGTGGTAGAGCAGGAAGAAAAGGAATTTATGATGAAGGCTTCGTTGCTTGTAGTGGCAATAACCAGAATTTTATTGAAGAGAATCTTTTAGTAGAAGATCAAGTAATAGAAGAAGCAGTTCTAGGACCAAGTGAAGAAATATTAAAAATAAAGAGCTTATCTTTAAGAGAAAAGTTAGCTTTGTGGAGTACAAAAAAAGAAAAACTACATTATTATAGAAAAATGGATGTTAGTGAATATTTAGTTATCCTTGATGCCGTAAAAGGCTATAAGATACCGGAAGAAAAGCAATGGAAGCTTATGAGAATTCCGATAGATATATCAAACGAGGATATAATGAATGCTTTTATAAATTATGTAGATGAGCATTTTGTTGCTAAAAGTAATACACTGACAAAGCCTGGTCTTAAGTTTTATGATTTAAAAGAATTGGAGAACTATTATCAAAAAATCAATTTGTATTACTCATTCTCAAGAAATTTTAAGCTTGATTTTGATGAAGAATGGGTATATGAAGAAAGAAAAAATGTGAGTGAAGAAATTAACAAGATACTATTGAATTTATAA
- a CDS encoding NAD(P)/FAD-dependent oxidoreductase: MKYDIIIVGAGPSGVFTALELVRQNKDKKILIVEKGKSVDKRHCPKEKTKYCVNCKPYCHITTGFSGAGAFSDGKLSLSYEVGGDLPELIGANVAQEFIDYTDNIYLEFGADPKIEGLGHEEEVKEIRRKAIEAGLKLVDCPIRHLGTEKAHELYYRIENYLIEAGIEIRFDTLVTDLIIEDGEAKGIKITDAMTKSQDEEVFGDKVIVGTGRKGADWLNDMCVKHDINHYAGTVDIGVRVELRNEVMEKVNEVLYESKLIGYPAPFKNKVRTFCQNPGGFVAQENYDDNIAIVNGHSFKEKKSNNTNLAILSSHNFSKPFNQPIEYGKKVAQLVNMLGNGKILVQRYGDILDGKRTWDHELDRSNVRYTLPDAVAGDLTSAIPYRTMTNILNFIQAMNVVVPGFASSETLLYGPEIKFYSNKITLDEKFETNIKNLHCLGDSSGWTRGLMMASVMGILMGRYLCEE, encoded by the coding sequence ATGAAATATGATATCATTATTGTAGGTGCAGGCCCATCAGGAGTATTTACAGCATTAGAACTAGTAAGACAAAACAAAGATAAGAAAATCTTAATTGTTGAAAAAGGAAAAAGTGTAGATAAGAGACATTGCCCAAAAGAAAAAACAAAATACTGTGTAAATTGTAAGCCTTATTGTCATATAACTACAGGATTTTCTGGCGCTGGCGCTTTTTCAGATGGAAAGTTATCTCTAAGCTATGAGGTAGGTGGAGATCTACCAGAACTTATAGGAGCAAATGTAGCACAAGAATTTATAGATTATACTGATAATATATATTTAGAATTTGGAGCAGATCCGAAAATTGAAGGACTTGGTCATGAGGAAGAAGTAAAGGAAATAAGAAGGAAAGCCATAGAAGCAGGGTTAAAGCTAGTGGATTGCCCTATTAGACACCTTGGAACTGAAAAGGCTCATGAACTTTATTATAGAATAGAAAACTATTTGATAGAAGCAGGAATAGAAATAAGATTTGATACTTTAGTCACAGATTTAATAATAGAAGATGGGGAAGCTAAAGGTATTAAGATAACAGATGCTATGACAAAATCACAGGATGAGGAAGTATTTGGTGATAAGGTTATTGTAGGTACTGGAAGAAAAGGTGCTGACTGGCTTAATGATATGTGTGTTAAGCATGATATAAATCATTATGCTGGAACTGTAGACATAGGGGTTCGTGTGGAATTAAGAAATGAAGTAATGGAAAAGGTTAATGAAGTTCTTTATGAATCAAAACTTATAGGCTATCCAGCACCTTTTAAAAATAAGGTTAGGACCTTCTGTCAAAATCCAGGAGGCTTTGTTGCCCAAGAGAATTATGATGATAATATAGCAATAGTTAATGGTCATTCCTTTAAAGAAAAGAAATCAAATAATACAAACTTAGCTATACTAAGTTCTCATAATTTTTCAAAACCATTTAATCAACCTATAGAATATGGTAAAAAAGTAGCTCAACTTGTAAATATGCTTGGTAATGGAAAGATTTTAGTTCAAAGATATGGTGACATATTAGACGGAAAGAGAACTTGGGATCATGAACTGGATAGATCAAATGTTAGATATACATTGCCAGATGCTGTGGCAGGAGATCTAACTTCAGCTATCCCTTATAGAACTATGACTAATATACTTAATTTTATTCAAGCTATGAATGTTGTAGTGCCTGGTTTTGCAAGTAGTGAAACTTTATTATATGGACCTGAAATAAAGTTTTATAGCAATAAGATTACTTTAGATGAAAAATTTGAAACAAATATAAAAAATCTTCACTGTTTAGGAGACTCCAGCGGGTGGACAAGAGGGCTTATGATGGCTTCAGTGATGGGAATACTAATGGGTAGATACCTTTGTGAAGAATAG
- the cobC gene encoding alpha-ribazole phosphatase: protein MIIYLIRHGQTEWNQNFRYQGSKDEELNSKGLEQANNIAETLKNCDIRKIYSSPLKRALKTSEPLAKKLNINVDIINEFKEINLGQWEGKTWDEIKIEYKEFLETWSKDIAAIAPPEGESYLELKERVFNALYSLLPYNNSNIAMVSHGAVIKVILCTILQMPLQNRAALDIPNGSISIIEYLEDKNSFKVLAVNSNYNF from the coding sequence ATGATTATTTATTTAATAAGACACGGGCAGACAGAATGGAATCAAAACTTTAGATATCAAGGAAGTAAAGATGAAGAATTAAATTCTAAAGGACTAGAACAGGCTAATAATATTGCTGAGACCTTAAAAAATTGTGATATTAGAAAAATATATTCAAGCCCCTTAAAAAGAGCTCTAAAGACTTCAGAACCTCTTGCTAAGAAACTTAATATCAATGTGGATATTATAAATGAATTTAAAGAGATCAATCTTGGTCAATGGGAAGGTAAGACCTGGGATGAAATAAAAATTGAGTATAAAGAGTTTTTAGAAACTTGGTCAAAAGATATTGCAGCTATTGCTCCTCCTGAAGGCGAATCTTATCTGGAGCTTAAGGAAAGAGTTTTTAATGCACTCTATTCTCTTTTACCTTACAATAATAGCAATATAGCTATGGTATCTCACGGCGCTGTTATTAAAGTAATTTTATGCACTATCTTACAGATGCCACTTCAAAATAGAGCTGCACTAGATATTCCAAACGGAAGTATAAGCATCATAGAATATCTTGAAGATAAAAATTCTTTTAAAGTATTAGCTGTAAATTCAAACTATAACTTCTGA